A genomic segment from Nicotiana tabacum cultivar K326 chromosome 9, ASM71507v2, whole genome shotgun sequence encodes:
- the LOC142164084 gene encoding uncharacterized protein LOC142164084 produces MSAPSRNWDGQSTTRPPLFNGQYYYWSRCVKDKSGLHYCGLKEVGEKNTKAKKYLICGLGLDEYNRIQGYATAKQIWDTLQVAHEGTTQVKRSRGTLQYFQYENFAMKDGETIQEMYIRFTTHTNELKSLGRIILEEERVEKILTRVWL; encoded by the exons ATGAGTGCACCATCTAGAAATTGGGATGGACAATCCACtactaggccaccactctttaatggccaataCTACTATTG gagtagatgtgTCAAAGACAAGAGCGGATTGCATTACTGTGGACTTAAAGAAGTAGGAGAGAAGAATACTAAAGCCAAGAAATATCTTATTTGTGGACTTGGTCTAGATGAGTACAACAGAATCCAAGGCTATGCCACTGCTAAGCAAATTTGGGACACACTGCAGGTGGCTCACGAAGGAACAACTCAGGTAAAGAGATCTAGAGGAACTCTACAATACTTTCAGTATGAGAACTTTGCTATGAAGGATGGAGAAACTATTCAGGAGATGTACATAAGATTCACTACACATACAAATGAGctaaaatctcttggaaggattattcttgaagaagaacgaGTCGAGAAGATACTTACTAGGGTTTGGCTTTAG